tgcggcagcatctatggagcgaaggaaaaaggcaacgtttcggaccgaaacccttcttcagactgcttgtgtGTCTTGTGgaattgtttatttttgttgtaCGGCTGCAGAAACTGAATAAAATCACTGAATATGGTATATTACTTTTGTAGTACATGTAGTTCTACTATACGCAATAGTTGTGTTCCTAAGAAACCTTGTGTTATAGAACATCACATTTTATCTAGTTTCAGACTTGCAAGATAAAGTTATTTTTCCAGCAGGATTTTTCAAAAATAAGCATTTTCCATAGCAATAAGTTTACTTTTGTTTCTGCAAGCTATGGAGTCCTAAAGgttgtgtgttacattgtttaatagagtattgTTGCACAAGTATCAATAGAAACCAAATGCTTGTCAATTATAATGACCACCCACAGTTCAACTAGCAGCTGTGTTCTGGAGACATTAGTATCTGATTACTGTAGAGAAACTGCCTTACACTGTTCAAATCCACTGCAGCTTTTtcttttctgcttgtcaatttttaACGTAACGTTTAAATAATTCTCTAGTTCCCAATCAAAATTGCATTGTAGCCAATTTGGCCTAGGTAATGCAATGGCAGCCCCTAATTCATCAATCACATTATATTCAATTTGTTTTATGATAACATGGATCGATGATAGGTATGCACAATATAACATAGGGAAATAAAAATCAATAATTATTTCTACTCACCTCTGAAAAATGATCTTGCATTAATATAATTACAACCAAAAAAATAGGTCAACGTGGAGAAATATAGATACCCACATATCTTGTTCATAATCCTTTAGTCAAAAAATCCATTAGTACCAATTTGAGATAAAGATTAGTTTAATGACTTTCACACAATTCATTCAACCAAAtccaaaattaaatgaaaattctTCCTAATGTTATTTTCTCCTTTCATGCAGTATGAATTAGACAAAGAGAAGAAATCCGATTATATATCTCCCATAACGTAGGTTGTAGAGGACAAGATCTTTCTCAATGGGTTACAAATGTGTTATTTAACATGGGATGCTAAACTACTGAAAAATAGCCAGGTATTAACAATACAATAATAGAAAACAAATCCATTCACTACATCTAAAAGATAATTACCACACCAGTGTGAAAAAATTGTTTAGAATTTACTGTGCGATGAAACTAATGAACCAAACTATTTTGTAACAGGGTATACGTACAACAATGAACAAACATTAGTGGATATCAATAATTAGCCCGACAAACAGAATTATCTACCTTCTATTCAGGGGACACAAAACTATTCTGATATTCAACCAAAGCAACACTCATCAATGAATGGTGAAAGATCCCAGTGATTCATGGCAAATACCAAAACAGGTTTCCTAATAAAACAGCTAATTACACCTTTTGCTTTTTCTATATTTGATGTATTGATTACATTATTTTTCTGTAATACACGAGTTGAAGAGAACAAGATGTGTAAAGGAAATTCCTTTAAGAACTATTGCACTAATCTCTGAGGCATGCATTGTACTAGGATACAAATAGTCTATTGGCGATAGTATTAAAAAGAGCTGAATGTGATACACCGTCCCAACCAAGTAGTGCACCCAACATTCTTGGCATTCTCATCAAAACAATGAAGTGGTGGAAGTCATTGAAATAACAGCGGTTAGAATACCACATTCTACTAACAATGCCCAACACAGATTTAAGCAATTTTTTTTTGTCAGAACATGACCAAAAATTAAATAGCAGGTAATAGATTCAGTGTGGCAGTTGGTTGGGAGCTTGGATTTTAAACTCTTTCTCCTGGAGGACAAAAGAATATTAAAAGCTTTCAGTTGAAAAATCATAGAAATAAGAAATTATATCACATATAGTAATAACATAACTGGAGGTCTTGTTGCTATTAAAAAAGAAATGCTGAACACGGAGGCAAAACAACATCCACACTCGAATGTTGAGAGTAGAAGAACATTTCTCCCACTGAATGAAGGATAGCCTTCAGTGGATGATGTGATTGATCACAGAGAAGTCTTCAAAATATAATTAATCACACACATAGTTTGGCACCAATGACAATAGGAATGTTCATGCTGCTTCATGGAAACGTAGTCAGATTTGGCCAATTGAGCAACTGGACATAACACTTGGAGGTGGAACGTGAGAAGAAAATGGAGTTTGAAGATGAATCACATGGACAACATTCAGCCCTGGACCACATTAACAATACAAacactaacaacatttaaaatacatttggagagctacatggatagcaaagacTTATAGGGATAAGGGGCTAAACAAAGACATgtgggaactagtgtgaatggagcatcttggttggtatagacaagtttccatgctgtgtgactctatgattatAGCTtaaccttcaacaccataataacAAATAATCTCCTCCCAAAATCCTACACTTTTGTCTTGGGGCCACCAAATGCAAATCGCTCCTGGATAACAGGCAGGCTGATCTTGGTTAATTAGAATTGGTCATAAAATTTCCTCCACACGAACCCTTCAACACTGGTGCTGCTCGGGTCATGTGCTCAGTTCAGTGCTCCAACCCCtgtacacccatgactgcatggccCAATGCAGCAAGCTGGATCAACAATGAGAGGGAGCACGGAATGACATTGTGAACCTTCTGTCATGGTGTCAGGATAACAATCTTGACCTTAACGCCAGCACAAATAAAGTGTCGATCTAAGGATTCCAGGGATGGGGCTGAACGCAACATTGCACTCATTGACAAAGCTGTTGTCAACGGCTTCAAGTTCCTTCACACGGGTGCaatgatcaagaaagcacatcagaatGTTTACTTTCTTAGGCATCCAAGATGATTTGGCATATCCAcatggattctcttgaacttctaaagATGAGTTATGCAAAGTATTCTTAcgtgatgcatcacagcctgataTAGCAATTGTTCTGCTTGAGTGCCTGAACCTGCACTGCTTCCGATTGCAccacaatctttgcaccattctgctgattTTGCATTTCTCACTGTATTTATTATTGGACCCAAACTAATCATGTATATTGCATAAGAAAgaacatcagatgctggtttaaatcgaagagacacaaaatgctggtgtaagacaggcagcatctctgaagagaaggaatgggtgactgatgtcaggggagttggcagtgcagagataaaatgtggttggagacagtaagactggtaggagaactggggaggggaggggatggagagagagggaaagcaagggctacttgaagttagagaagtcaatgttcataccgctggagtgtaagctacccaagcaaaatatgaagtgctgttcttccaatttgcactgtgcagaacaggaaggtcagtgtgggaattgggggggggggcagttaaagtgttgagcaaccgggagatcaggtaggtttaggtggactgagcggaggtgttcagtgaaatgatcaccgagtctgcgcttggtctcgccgatataaagaccacacctggaacagcggatactcctccttcaacctcatctactgtaagtgaacctctgcctcacctgaaaagactgtcggggttcttggatggagtcgaggggggaggtatagggacagctgTGGCATCTCCAGCGGTTGCGGGGGAAAGTAcctagggagggggtggtatgggtgggaagggacgagttgatcagggagttgcggagggaacggtctctgcggaaagcagaaagggatggagatgggaagatgtggctagtcgtgggatcccgttggagatggcgaaaatgttggatgatTATGTGCTGTACGCGACGGTTGTTGGGGTggtaggtgaggacaagggggactctgtccttattacaaatgaggggagagggggagcaagagcggagctgcgggatatcgaggagatcccagtgaaagcctcatctataaaggaagaggggaacccccgttccctaaagaatgaggacatctctgatgacctggtatggaacacctcatccgggGAGCAgaagcggcgtagacagaggaattgggagtaggggatagagtctttataggaaacagggtgggaaaaGTGTAGCCTAGATAGCTATGGAAGTCAGTGggcttgtaatagatgtcagtcgataatctgtctcctgtgatataacaataaactaatttgAATATGAAATGGGTTTGTCACATTGTTTTTTATAAATACGTGCTTTGGTGAGTGAGAGGACTATCAGTGAATGGTCAAGAAACTTATCTGGGTGTATCAGAGATTAAAGCTTGATCACACCGAGATGATATGTCAGGGAACAAGGGTGGAGAAGAAAGCAAGATGCTCTGACACTATGTGGAGCAGGTATGGAATTTGAGTACCAAAatagtgggaatgggaaagggaaacagcGACTAGCttttgggagaaaaaaaaatttgttttgAACTTATTGCCAAAAATAAACAAGTTCTTCCAATCTGTTACAGAAAAAGGTATACTAAAAATAATTTAAGATGAATAGAAAACAGATTTCACAGAACACAGCAAATACAAGTGGAGCTATGCGAGGACAGGCTTCTTAGATATGGACTACTATGAATTACTTACCAGCTAAATTGATTTGTCTATCCAAGAGTGGAAAAAGATAGGTACAGTAGTAGGAGGAAAATTGGGGATAGAAGTGTAGGTTTTGATTTGGACAGGGTCAATGAAAATGTCGATCATtgagcttttgaatatttttaagtatTTGCAAATTATCAGAAAGGTTAGCTTTTTTCATTTTAAAACACAACTCAAGCCAACAAATAGAAAGTGACACAAAGATTTTATACGTGGAATTCACATTACTGTAACTGCATTTGCTCCCAATCACTGGAAATAATCAAAGAAACGCTCATGCAGTCGCACATCCAAATAATGTAATTATTTaattccagaaattgttcatgcaAAATGACTTTAACTTTAATCACTCACCTCTCCCGAGTAACTATATTTTCCCTTCAGTATTTGCCTGTATAATCGAGCACGATTATCATCTTCAAAGGGCATGGTTCCACTCAATAAAATATAAGAAACTACACCCAATGCCCACATGTCAACAGAATTTGTGTAAGGCTTCCTCCCAAGGATTTCAGGAGCAATATATTCTGGGGTGCCACAGGTCGTCTTCATGAGACAGTCGTCACCTTTCTTTCGAGTGCTTGCTAATCCAAAATCTGTGATCATAATTTTAGAATCAGCACCTGGGTGATAATACAGCAAGTTTTCAGGTTTCAGGTCTCTATGTGTGATGCCTAGAATGTGCAAATATTTAACGCCATCAAGAACCATTTGCAACACTTTTGTGGCATCACGCTCAGTAAAGGAACCTTTGGCTATGATCCTGTCAAAGAGTTCACCTCCAGTAGCAAGCTCCATTACCATATACACTCGCTCTTGAGTCTCAAATACTTCAATAAGTTGTATAACATTTGTGTGCTTCACTCTCCGGAGGACATTGAGCTCAGACTCACAGACTTCCCTGCCTTCCTTGTACTTTGTCTCAATCAGTTTTATTGCATAAGGTTGTTTGGTGCTTTTGTGCTCCACTCTGACAACCCGGCTGAAACTTCCTCTCCCAATCAAGGCCTTGATGTCATACTTTGCAGTCACTCTGGGGTCAAATTTGGCACGATATTTTGCCACTTTATTCCTACGAGGATCATTTTGCTGGTCCCAATGCCCACTCTGTTGGTGGGCATTAGTTTGATGAGGTGGAGGTGCATCATTCTTGTTCCGATTCTTGGCGGTATTGTCTTTAATAAAGTGCTTGTATTTATCTCCATTTTGGCCAGTGTATGGCTCCACAGTTTTGACGAGATCCAAATGGAAGTTCTTAGTTGGCTCGGGAAGCACTTTGCTTATCCCGCAGCCCATTGCTGTTACTGAGCCAGGAAATCATTTCATCTCTTCATTCTCATCCGGCTCCTTGTCTACTTGCACCTTGACCCTTCCTCTGTAACAAAACAGTACACATTTCACAACACTTCCAATAATGTACTTGCAAATGAATTATCTGAAGAATACAAACTTCTTCCAGGCGAACGTTACAAATAAATGGATTTCATAATATGACTGTCCTTAAAAATGTATCTACACAGCATAAAGAgcttagaaaagtacagcacagaaacagatactACGgctcacaatgcctgtgctgaacatgatgccaagataaactaacctcatctcTCTACACATAAACCTCGtctgcctccattccctgcatatccatgtgtctatctaaaagtctaaatgccactatcatatctgccttcactcccctccctttccctccctgcCACATTCCTGCACTCTATATAAAAACATCTTGTTCCACACAACAGCTTTAAACtacacccctctcaccttaaagctataccctctagtcgttggcatttccatcctgggaaagtggttgtctgtctgtctaccctatctatgcctctcataattttatatactcttaTTAGGTCTTCCCTTAGCCTccctgctccagagaaaacaattccaagcttgcccaacctcattttatagctaataccctctaatccaggcagcattctggtaaacctctaccGCAACctcaatactagagggcatagctttaaggtaagaggggcaaagtttaaagatgatatgcaggggcaggtttttttttccaGGGGGTGGAAGGTGACTGGAACACAGTGCCAGCGTGCTAGCAGAGAcagacacaatagtggcatttaaaatacttttacatcagcacatggatatgctggggatATGGGAATATATCACTTATGTGCAGCCCGGTAAGTGAAcatcatggcatcatgtttggacagacattgtgggccgaagggcctgatcctgtgttgtactattctatgcaccctcttcaaagcctcctcatccttcctggTAATGGTGCGACAGGACTGCACAAAaaaactccaaatgctgcctaaccaacgTCTTATagaggggatagacacaaaatgctggagtaactcagcgggacagtcagcatctctggagagaaggacaaggcgagacccctcttcagactgagaagcttaaatcagtgagacaggcagcatctctggatataagaAATCGATCAAAAAGTTCTCATTCCCAGTCTACTGCAGAGGTTTCAGGAGCCGGACACCCGCCctgtgaagcctctccctgtactAGCTGCCCGCTGCCAGCCCCGCACAGGCCGGGCCTCTCACAAACCGAGCCCGAGGCTGCACAGACCCCCGCCCAGCCCAGTCACAACTCcagccccggccccggccccggcccaGCCCACCTGACtccgccgaatagcctcctcgcaACCGCGGCCAGCCGCTGTCCGTGCTGCGGTCACCGGCAACGCCGGGCGCGACATCCCAGACCCAGAGCTCCGGCCTCCGCCTCGACGACGGTCATCGCCCTCCCGCAGCGCGGCCGTCGCGAACTTTCCCTGaactcgccgccgccgccgcgcgCGCGCGCTCCCGCGTCACTTCCTGCCGCGCGCAcgctcctgctcccccccccccgtgcgcCCTCGCGCTCCTGTGCCACCGGTCAGCGCGTCCTTGTGCCCAATCCTCCAGGACAGGACATCCTCGCCGGCAACAGAAGGTGAATACCTtgtcagagaaaaaaaaagatccTTTTACGTTCCTCCGCGTGCTTGGTTATCATATTGCTTGGTTATTATGAAGAAAataggctcaaaatgctggagtaactcagcggtaaaaggcagcatctctggagagaaggaatgggtgacgtttcgggtcgagacccttcttcagactgagaagtcaGGGCCATAAGGAAAAGGAGTATAATtgggtaattcggcccatcaagtctattccgtcattcaatcatggttgatctatctctccctcctatccccattctcctgcattctccccataacctctaacacctgtactagtcaagaatctatctctgccttaaatatgtcgactgtcatccaaaatcagcacccccgttccgactttttccccatatcccttgattcccttagccctaagagctaaatctaactctctcttgaaaacatccagtgaattggcctttgcagtcttctgtggcaaagaattccacagattcatcaccctctgactaaagactcctctgaggggagagggagactggagatatggatgggtaaggtgtgaaaatgactgaTGAtgttgaaggaaaatgtagaatggttcattgttggctgaggggaaggagacagaaagaggcaataaaattaatcaggaggactgaAACTAGTCAAAGGACTAGgatggaggagggaaggagagatatCTTACCCAAGCAAGATATGAGGGGCTATTCCTCCATTTTGCGTAAGGCTGTTATATTTTATTAGCAAATGAGAGGTGAACATGTTTGATTGAGTGGTAACTCATTCAGAGAAACTTCCAAGAATACCTACAAACAATGTAGTCAATCTATCCTTTTccccaccttttccttttctctaaagatactgcctgacccactgagttacttcagcattttcgccttcgtctatcttcggtttaaatcagcatctgtagttccttcctacacaatgtggtCTCTTGCACTAGCTTGCACGGTTACATGATTGCCCAGGATTACCTCAAGCCTGCATGGTTTCGTAgatcatagagcatagaacatcaaaataggtgctggagtaggccatccggcctttcgagccagcatcgccattcaatatgatcatggctgatcatccaaaatcagtgcccacgTTCcgactttttcccccatatcccttgattcccttagccctaagagctaagtctaactctctcttgaaaacatccagtgagttggcctccactgccttctgtggcagagaattccacagattcacaactccctgggtgaattttgttttcctcatctcagtcctaaatgacctgccccttattcttaatcccctctcacccttctaaattccagcgaatgcaagcccagtcgacccattgttTCATCacgcgtcagtcccgccatctcgggaattaacctggtgaacctacactgcactccctcaatagcaataatgtccttcctcaaattaggagaccaaaattgcacacaatactccaggtccggtctcaccagggccctgtacaactgcagtaggacctccttgctcctaaactcaaatcctctcgcaatgaaggtcaacttttgctttcttcactgcctgctgcacctgcatgcttactttcagtgactgatgtacaagcaaacccatggtctcgctgcacctccccttcaactaatctgacaccattttcagagtgaggcccagcatggaggaacagcacctcatattttgtttcggtagcttacaccccagcggtatgaacattgacttctctaacttcaaataaccattgctttccctctctctccatcctctcccccttcccagttctcccaccagtcttactgtctctgactacattctatctctgtcccacccactcccctgacagtctgaagaagggtcttgacccgaaacgtcgcccattccttctctccagagatgctgcctgtcctgctgagttactccagcatttttgtgtctaccattcagataataatctgccttcctgttcttggattacatttatccacattacatttATCAAcatcacgtttatccacattatactgcatcttgccatgcatctgcccactcacccaacctatccaagccaccctgcagcctcatagcatcctcatcgcaaatcacactgccaaccagctttgtgtcatccgcaaacttggaggtgtcacatttaattccctcgtctaaatcgttaatatatattgtaaataactggggtcccaacaccgagccttgcggcaccccactagtcactgcctgccattctgaaaaggacccgataattcctactctttgcttcctgtctgccaatcagttctctatccatgtcaataccatacccccgataccatgtgctataattttgtgtgggaccttgtcaaaggctttttgaaagtcgacATGCCTGGTTATTCAATTACAGGAATACAGAAGAGATATAGAAAAGTTAATGATTGTTTATCAAATATAGTGTAAACCCATACAGCTGTTCTcgtatagatataatttattatttAACTATTTCCTATTCAGTACTCTAATACATTGTAGTGCTTTTTTATGTCTTTTTgagaattttacaatttttactatttaATGTGAAAGAgttatacagtatagaaacaactgtataactctataactgtactgtataaCTCTGTTCAGCCCaaatgtccatactgaccaagatgtctatctgagctagtcccatttggcccatatctccatTTAATCCTATCCATGAAATGTCATTTaaacagccagcccccgcccgcgaacacagccagcccccgcccgcgaacacagccagcccccgcccgcccgcgaacacagtcaGCCCCCGTCCGCCCGCCAGCGAACACAGCTAGCCCCCacccgcccgcaaacacagcccacaactccgctccttcagctttattctcggtgccggtgattgacagcgggtgccggaaggggcgtcgcctTTCCGGCaaataacagaccaataacttttgtaatatttcaccgatcggaacaaagcttggtgcgcttggagcaaagGAGAACAGTgattaaggtggcgaaaaaatcttagcgatatagggtaccctttttgtgcaaattttaaaacaatgcaaaccggaagaggacaagatgagagttatagtaatagtatagatgtgaACTGGGCAATTAGCTTTCAGAATGCGATTGTTGGCACTGCTCAATAACTGGTAAACTGAGTGGTGTTTTCCAATGTTTATGTTGGCATTATCTGCTGCATAGGCTGTGACGTGTCTAATATCCAGTTCATACTTTTCCACACAGCTCATCAGAGCTTGATGTATGCCATTTGCAGTTTCATCGCTATCTTCATAAAAGTCAAGTAACTTACACTGCATTCCATCAGACACAGAGAAATATCTCACGCACACTGGAAACATTTTTCTATCTCCCTTGTTTGAGAGATCGGTGGCAACTGAGAAATACGCGGGCTCACCTTCTTCGGTCGGGGACTAATCATTCATAATAACCCGCGTAGTCTTTGGTCCTAAAACATTTGTTGTAATCATCACGGCCTTTTAATTAAAAAAGGACTGATCTTttcataggagcacaattaggccattcagcccattctcaatgacttgacctccactggcaactgcggcaatgaattccacagattcacccccctctgactgaagaaattcctcctcatctccattctaaagatacgttgtgtgagactctcccactactggaaacatctccacatccactatctaggcctttcattattcggtaggtttcaatgagattccatcctcatccttctaaactccagcgaggtcAGACCCAGAGCCCTCAAACACTCTTCATACATTAAACCCAATCGAccctgggataattctcataaaactcctctggaccctgtccaacaccaacacatcctacctcagatatggggcttcaaCTCAGCATCACTTTCCTGCTCTAAACCATACCCCTTGAAGCCCCTAATATCTCATCTTTCTCTATGCCTTATTATATTGTCCACCTCTTAAGGTTCCCCACTCAACCGCTCCGCAAAAGAAGACATAcaacagcctatccagtctttccgcgAATCTGAAACGTTCCATTACAGGCAACATCTAGACCAACAATGCGATGACTGCAACCAAAGGCAGTGCTCCAGCTGTTACCTTAACCAGTAGTTTACATTAGTCCTATCTACTGATGGATAATGGAGACATTTTGGAGGTTACGGGTGAATCAGctgggggtggcacagtagcgcagcggtagagttgctgccttactgccccAGGGAACCgatttcgatcctgaccacaggtgctgtctattcgatttgcacattctccctgtgacagcggttttctccggtttcgtcccaaattcgaaagacgtgctggtttgtacgtaattggcctctgtaaattgtccctagtgtgtagaatagaactcgtgtacgtacgggtgatcattggtcggcatggactcgatgtgctgaagtgcctgtttcaacGATGTATGTTTTAACTAaagttaaactaaactgagtCAAACTGCCAAATTATGGGAAGTATAAGGAAACATACGCAGTCTCTGtcacaatcacaaagaaagcaagCCAAAAGTCTCAAATATACCAATTACTTGACTTACAAACATTCAAGTTACATATTTTCATTATAATGCCATTGATTCTTTCGATATCTGTATTTGACTTACAAAACTATTTTTTGATGTAGCAAATTGCATACCACTCTTTGGGCATACACTGTATGGAAATACTCAGAGTGCATTTCCACCATCAGAAAGCTGCGCGACTGTGCACAGGtaacacggtggtgtagcggtagaactactgcctcacagcaccaaagacctgggttaaatcctgaccacgggtgttgtctgtgcataacatccagcactttgtgttttgcccaagattccagcatctgcatttcgctGTGTCTCTAGAGACTTTCTTTGCCATGGTTTTCATCCCATTGACTACAGTGCCTGTTCTAGCCAGCAGGTGGCCCTACTCGTACACTAGTCCACAAACTCCTGAGCATTTCATTGAACTGAACCGCAGATGGAAGTCAACTTTTGGAAAATGTTAACACATTTAAAGTTGGCAAGCAATCGGTGAGGAGCAGTGAGGAGACCACTGGAATAACCAAATCAAGGAATGACCAAGACACAGatgagaggaaggatgtgctggatctggagagggtccagaggaggtttacaagaatgatcccagtaatgagtaggttaacttatggtggcgtttgtcagcactgggcctgtactccctggagtttagaatgaagagggacctaattgaaacatgcagaaaaatgaaaggcttgtatagagtggatgtggagaggatgttttcac
This sequence is a window from Amblyraja radiata isolate CabotCenter1 chromosome 17, sAmbRad1.1.pri, whole genome shotgun sequence. Protein-coding genes within it:
- the pskh1 gene encoding serine/threonine-protein kinase H1, encoding MGCGISKVLPEPTKNFHLDLVKTVEPYTGQNGDKYKHFIKDNTAKNRNKNDAPPPHQTNAHQQSGHWDQQNDPRRNKVAKYRAKFDPRVTAKYDIKALIGRGSFSRVVRVEHKSTKQPYAIKLIETKYKEGREVCESELNVLRRVKHTNVIQLIEVFETQERVYMVMELATGGELFDRIIAKGSFTERDATKVLQMVLDGVKYLHILGITHRDLKPENLLYYHPGADSKIMITDFGLASTRKKGDDCLMKTTCGTPEYIAPEILGRKPYTNSVDMWALGVVSYILLSGTMPFEDDNRARLYRQILKGKYSYSGEPWPSVSNLAKDFIDRLLTVDPNERLIVGQALKHPWIVSMAASSSMKNLHRSISQNLLKRASSRCQSTKSAQSTRSSRSTKSNKSRKVRERELRELNLRYQQQCEG